The genomic DNA CGCCGAGCAGGCCCTGCTGGCGTTGAAGCGAAAAAAATAGTTTTCCCCCCTTTGAAAAACGGGGGGGCAGGGGGGATTTAAAAGAGGGTGAAGAAGACACCTAGGCAACGAGATCAAACCAAGGCACTCAAGCCGCCGCTTTAAATCCCCCTTAATCCCCCTTTTTCAAAGGGGGAAAATAGCAAAATAAGCCGACATTCTTCGCATTATCGTTTCCCAATATATTTGAGAAAAGCGATGATCCTCACATGAAGCGATTTTCACGGTCTCTGCTGCTGCCTGTCTTCGCCTTGGGCCTCCTCTGCGGCGCCCTCTTGCCGGCCGCCCGGGCGCTCCCCGAAAAGATCTACCGGGCGCTGGATCTCTTCAGCAAAGTTCTCTTCATCGTCGAGAAGGACTACGTCGAGCCGGTCGACGGCCAAAACTTGGTCTATGGCGCGATCAAGGGCATGCTCGGCACCCTCGATCCCTACACGGTCTTCCTCACCCCCGACGTCTACAAGGAGTTGAAGGTCGATACCTTGGGCCGGTTCGGCGGCGTCGGCATCGAGATCACCTTGCACAAGGGAATCCTCACCGTCGTTTCGCCGATCGAGGACACGCCGGCCGAGAAGGCCGGCATCAAGTCGGGCGACCGGATTTTAAAGATCAACGGCGTTTCGACCAAGGGCATGAACTTGGCCGATGCGGTGCGCCGGATGCGCGGCGGCAAGAACAGCAAGCTGACCCTCACTCTCTGGCGCGAAGGCGTCAGCAAGCCCTTCGACGTCACGCTCAAGCGCGAGCAGATCAAGATCAAGAGCGTTCGCTCCGAGAATTTGCCTCAAGGCATCGGCTACATCCGGCTGATCAGCTTCCAGGAGAACACCACCGAGGAGGTGGAGAAAGCCCTGCAAAGCTTGAAAGCCGCCGGCGAGATGAAGGGGCTGATCTTCGACATGCGAAACAATCCCGGCGGCCTGCTCGAGCAAGCCATCGACGTCAGCAATCTCTTCTTGAAGCAGGGGACCATCGTCTCGACCCGGGGCCGCAAGGGCCCGATCGAGCTGCGGACGGCCAATGGCGACGCGCCTTACGCCGGAGTTCCGATGGTGGTGCTGCTCAACAAAGGCTCGGCCTCGGCTTCCGAGATCGTGGCCGGAGCGCTGCAGGACAACAAGCGGGCCAAGGTCCTGGGGGTCCCGAGCTTCGGCAAGGGCAGCGTCCAGACCGTGATCGATTTGGGCGAGGACACCGGCGTCAAGCTGACGATCGCCCGCTACTTCACGCCTTCCGGCAAATCGATCGACGG from bacterium includes the following:
- a CDS encoding S41 family peptidase, which codes for MKRFSRSLLLPVFALGLLCGALLPAARALPEKIYRALDLFSKVLFIVEKDYVEPVDGQNLVYGAIKGMLGTLDPYTVFLTPDVYKELKVDTLGRFGGVGIEITLHKGILTVVSPIEDTPAEKAGIKSGDRILKINGVSTKGMNLADAVRRMRGGKNSKLTLTLWREGVSKPFDVTLKREQIKIKSVRSENLPQGIGYIRLISFQENTTEEVEKALQSLKAAGEMKGLIFDMRNNPGGLLEQAIDVSNLFLKQGTIVSTRGRKGPIELRTANGDAPYAGVPMVVLLNKGSASASEIVAGALQDNKRAKVLGVPSFGKGSVQTVIDLGEDTGVKLTIARYFTPSGKSIDGTGITPDFEVEGEMPSAAEMQEKKKPDVQRDAAFQYLVSGKIPPKAPESKPSGEVPPDEEPSDL